A DNA window from Strix aluco isolate bStrAlu1 chromosome 6, bStrAlu1.hap1, whole genome shotgun sequence contains the following coding sequences:
- the TSSK6 gene encoding LOW QUALITY PROTEIN: testis-specific serine/threonine-protein kinase 6 (The sequence of the model RefSeq protein was modified relative to this genomic sequence to represent the inferred CDS: inserted 3 bases in 3 codons; substituted 2 bases at 2 genomic stop codons), producing the protein MPKTDAGEKLLCELGYRLGHTLREGSFSKMKLATSNKYKGPLVIKADXQQAPPAFTYKFLPRDFSIVRNIWHPNIMRVFEPIKVCNGKLYIMMEAAATDLLQLVQQLRKLPWVSKARDIFVXVMAPICYMHNCNLVHQNLKCENMLLTTDGHQAKFSDFGFSKEANSYLDLSTTFCRSAAYSSPEILMGIPYNTKKYDMWXLYVIVAGYTPFHDTDIRSIPQWQXVLYLEGLPPLLAPYHALTTQLLRFSPASHPXVGQVAKNSWMKRDI; encoded by the exons ATGCCAAAAACTGATGCAGGAGAGAAGCTACTCTGTGAGCTGGGCTACAGGCTGGGTCACACACTAAGGGAGGGCAGCTTCTCCAAGATGAAATTGGCCACCTCCAACAAATACAAAGGCCCCTTAGTCATCAAGGCGGACTGACAGCAAGCACCCCCAGCCTTCACGTACAAGTTTCTGCCCCGGGACTTCTCCATCGTGCGCAATATCTGGCATCCCAACATCATGCGCGTCTTTGAGCCCATCAAGGTCTGCAATGGGAAGCTCTACATCATGATGGAGGCAGCAGCTACCGACCTGCTGCAGCTGGTGCAGCAGCTCAGGAAGCTGCCCTGGGTCTCCAAGGCCCGGGACATCTTTGTGTAGGTCATGGCGCCCATATGCTACATGCACAACTGCAACTTGGTGCACCAGAATCTCAAGTGTGAGAACATGCTGCTCACCACTGATGGCCACCAGGCCAAGTTTAGTGACTTTGGTTTTAGCAAGGAGGCCAACAGCTACCTGGATTTGAGCACCACATTCTGCAGATCAGCAGCCTATTCTTCCCCAGAGATCCTGATGGGCATCCCCTACAACACCAAGAAGTACGACATGT TGCTCTATGTGATAGTAGCTGGCTACACACCGTTTCATGATACCGACATCCGCAGCATACCCCAGTGGC AGGTGCTGTACCTGGAGGGGCTGCCCCCACTACTGGCACCCTACCATGCCCTCACTACCCAACTGCTCCGGTTCAGCCCGGCCTCCCATC AGGTGGGGCAGGTGGCCAAGAACAGCTGGATGAAGAGGGACATCTGA